A single window of Venturia canescens isolate UGA chromosome 3, ASM1945775v1, whole genome shotgun sequence DNA harbors:
- the LOC122408052 gene encoding probable RNA-binding protein 19, translating into MSRLIVKNLPKNVTETKLKELFSEKGIVTDVQLKHTKDGKFRRFGFVGFKTEDQAKLALEYFDKTCIDTSKISVELCTGLGDAAKPKSWSKYAIDSSTHKKLTENESQPDSETLIKDKSKKNKKKEKKEKENAEIAKALAKHKDDPLFSEFLESHAGPTAKMAWDNDAVKSLEKADDDDENTANNMDSESEESIDEDRVEGNEVEEKIADKKLSDLEYMKALKNNNKKVSSIKEAVDKTDHGPKKFFTVKVRGLGFNHKKKHIKQFFHPLKPRSIRVPQKIKGIAYVGFKTEIHMKQALNKNKSFLEGKRLFVTKYEAKDNEVEFNNNEKSNGDPRWKKQEDALKNEESIAESGRIFLRNLSYTTNEDEIRNIFEKYGPLSEVNLPIDKTTRKPKGFGTVTFMMPEHATKAYTELDGSVLDGRMLHLLPGKAKPSATDLLEQDGLSYKQKKELEKKATAGSSHNWNTLFLGQNAVVDAIASTYGTTKDKVLEDGGKGTSVAVRLALGETQLVEATRKFLEENNVRLDAFNQAPDKRSKNIILVKNLPSETHIREIREKFVQFGELGRVVMPPSGITALVEFLEPSEARKAFTKLAYTKFKHLPLYLEWAPDKSFNAPAKPVGQKLQGSDKSRIEKNADEKKGDSAPMEASIDEEGEDEDEPEPDTTLFVKNLNFSTTDESLKNYFSKCGKLHYATVAMKKDPNNPGQKLSMGYGFVRYKYKMDADRALKELQMTVLEDKTLELKRSERTLGTDVTTTKKTSKITAQTGTKILIRNIPFQANASEITELFKAFGEIKAVRLPKKLVGVEKHRGFAFVEYYTKSDAKRAFKALCQSTHLYGRRLALEWAQAEEDVDDIRKRTAKHFHQEDSAKRSKKGTLQPENFGLAVE; encoded by the exons ATGTCGCGTTTGATTGTTAAAAATTTGCCTAAAAAT gTCACGGAAACAAAGCTCAAAGAGCTTTTTAGCGAGAAAGGAATAGTTACTGATGTACAATTAAAACATACAAAAGATGGGAAATTTCGCCGTTTTGGTTTCGTTGGTTTTAAGACTGAAGATCAGGCTAAACTTGCTCTTGAATATTTTGACAAAACTTGCATCGATACTTCCAAAATATCAGTGGAATTGTGCACTGGATTGG GTGATGCGGCCAAACCAAAATCGTGGAGTAAATATGCCATTGACAGCTCGACGCATAAAAAATTAACTGAAAATGAATCACAGCCTGATTCAGAAACTTTGATTAAGGacaaatcaaagaaaaataagaaaaaggaaaaaaaggaaaaggaaaatgCTGAAATTGCAAAGGCACTAGCAaag CACAAAGATGATCCTCTCTTTAGCGAATTTCTGGAAAGTCATGCAGGACCAACAGCTAAAATGGCTTGGGACAATGACGCGGTTAAATCGCTTGAGAAGgctgatgacgatgatgagaACACAGCAAACAACATGGATTCGGAATCAGAAGAATCCATAGATGAGGACAGAGTAGAAGGAAATGAAGTAGAAGAGAAAATTGCTGATAAGAAGTTATCCGATCTCGAGTACATGAAAgcactgaaaaataataacaaaaaagtgTCTTCTATCAAAGAGGCTGTGGATAAAACGGATCACGGaccgaaaaaatttttcaccgTTAAAGTTCGAGGCTTAGGATTTAATCACAAGAAAAAGCacataaaacaatttttccatcCTCTAAAGCCTCGCTCCATAAGGGTACCTCAAAAAATTAAGGGAATCGCTTATGTCGGCTTCAAGACAGAAATACACATGAAACAAgcattaaataaaaacaaaagttttctCGAAGGTAAACGTTTGTTTGTTACGAAATACGAAGCGAAAGATAACGAAGTTGAATTTAACAACAACGAAAAAAGTAACGGCGATCCGAGATGGAAAAAACAAGAAGATGCGCTCAAAAATGAAGAGAGTATTGCTGAATCGGGTAGAATATTTCTCAGAAATTTGTCATATACAACTAACGAAGACGAAAttagaaatattttcgaaaagtaCGGCCCACTTTCCGAAGTTAATTTACCCATCGACAAAACAACAAGAAAACCAAAAGGTTTTGGTACTGTAACATTTATGATGCCAGAGCACGCAACAAAAGCTTATACAGAATTGGACGGTTCTGTTCTCGATGGCAGAATGCTACATTTGTTGCCTGGCAAAGCTAAACCATCTGCCACAGATTTACTTGAACAAG ATGGCTTGAgttataaacagaaaaaagaattggAGAAGAAAGCAACAGCTGGATCATCGCACAATTGGAATACACTTTTTCTCGGACAAAATGCAGTTGTCGATGCAATTGCATCGACTTACGGCACAACAAAAGACAAAGTATTAGAGGACGGTGGTAAAGGTACTAGCGTAGCTGTGAGATTGGCACTCGGAGAGACACAGCTGGTCGAGGCAACGAGAAAATTTCTAGAAGAAAATAACGTACGTTTGGATGCTTTTAACCAAGCACCTGATaaaagatcgaaaaatatCATTCTCGTTAAAAATCTTCCGTCTGAGACTCACATTCGAGAAATTAGagaaaaattcgttcagttCGGTGAACTTGGTCGTGTTGTTATGCCACCATCTGGAATTACAG CTCTTGTGGAATTTCTGGAGCCTTCAGAAGCTCGAAAAGCTTTTACCAAATTAGCTTACACGAAATTCAAACATTTGCCTCTTTATCTGGAATGGGCACCGGACAAAAGTTTCAACGCTCCTGCCAAACCTGTTGGACAAAAACTCCAAGGATCCGACAAGTCtcgtatagaaaaaaatgcagatgaaaaaaaaggtgaTTCTGCACCGATGGAGGCCAGTATCGATGAAGAAGGGGAAGATGAGGATGAGCCAGAACCCGATACAACGCTGttcgtaaaaaatttaaacttTTCAACAACCGacgaatcattgaaaaat tatttttcaaaatgcggCAAACTTCATTACGCAACAgttgcaatgaaaaaagatccGAACAATCCGGGACAAAAATTGTCTATGGGTTATGGTTTCGTTCGATACAAATACAAAATGGATGCTGATCGAGCattaaaagaattacaaatgACAGTACTTGAAGACAAAACGCTAGAACTCAAACGATCAGAAAGAACATTGGG CACTGACGTGACTACGACGAAAAAGACATCGAAGATTACGGCTCAGACGGGGACGAAAATTCTCATAAGAAACATTCCGTTCCAAGCGAATGCGAGTGAGATAACGGAATTGTTCAA GGCATTCGGCGAAATAAAAGCAGTAAGATTACCGAAGAAGTTGGTAGGCGTTGAGAAGCATCGTGGTTTTGCCTTCGTCGAATATTACACGAAAAGCGATGCGAAG CGAGCTTTCAAGGCTTTGTGCCAGAGCACCCATTTGTATGGCAGAAGATTGGCTCTGGAATGGGCGCAGGCAGAGGAGGATGTCGATGACATTAGAAAGCGAACAGCAAAACATTTTCACCAAG AGGATTCAGCCAAGAGAAGCAAAAAAGGAACCTTGCAGCCAGAGAACTTTGGACTGGCTGTCGaataa
- the LOC122408057 gene encoding odorant receptor 4-like encodes MKPKIWESITFEIGLFNLGAAIWFEICKVIDVWGQDPDCVVMTLTAIVSGIICFLKGSRLWFWREELRNLLRCLGVMWNKESVRYSVETEKMAEATCFVTKIHTMTVAILCLNYAIQPYILLLTHQMYEKNANVSYDYTATVYTASYPWATGTTLKYVSCVTWEQFVIYFVALYWIAADVMFAQLTTHMALQFQVLWNDLERITISDNGQQETNEIKLKHQLATIAKRHYELHTHCEMIERIYNPIVFLTLSFTAVHMCLGARYLQKEIMYGNWKEVTKSLLHTVSVIIQGFIYCGYSNKLTLQSSRMAEAAYNCPWMDRGKDFKVMLGVIMMRSQKPFICTAYGFFALNLMQLAAIFKGAGSYFALLQSVT; translated from the exons ATGAAACCCAAAATTTGGGAATCAATAACCTTTGAAATTGGGTTGTTCAATTTGGGTGCAGCTatatggtttgagatttgtaAGGTGATCGATGTATGGGGTCAAGATCCGGATTGCGTCGTTATGACCTTGACTGCTATTGTCTCTGGAATAATCTGTTTTCTCAAG GGTAGTCGGCTGTGGTTTTGGCGAGAAGAACTTCGTAATCTCTTGCGCTGTTTGGGCGTAATGTGGAACAAGGAAAGTGTAAGATACAGcgttgaaactgaaaaaatggcGGAAGCGACATGTTTTGTAACCAAGATCCACACCATGACGGTGGCAATACTTTGCCTAAATTATGCCATACAACCGTATAT aCTCTTGTTAACACATCAAATGTACGAAAAGAATGCGAATGTATCGTACGATTATACAGCTACGGTATACACGGCGTCGTATCCCTGGGCAACTGGAACCACATTGAAATACGTATCATGCGTCACTTGGGAacaatttgtcatttatttcgTCGCACTTTACTGGATTGCTGCAGACGTAATGTTCGCCCAGCTCACTACACATATGGCATTACAATTTCAa GTTCTTTGGAACGATTTGGAACGTATTACCATTTCTGACAACGGTCAACAGGAAACAAATGAGATTAAACTAAAGCATCAGTTAGCCACGATTGCCAAGCGTCATTACGAATTACACAC CCATTGCGAAATGATCGAGCGCATTTACAATCCGATcgtttttctaacgttatcaTTCACCGCTGTTCATATGTGCCTTGGCGCCAGATATCTTCAGAAG gaaataatgtatggAAATTGGAAAGAAGTTACCAAGAGTCTATTGCACACCGTCAGCGTCATAATACAGGGATTCATATACTGCGGCTATTCCAACAAACTAACTCtgcag TCAAGTAGAATGGCGGAAGCTGCTTATAATTGTCCATGGATGGACCGTGGAAAAGATTTCAAGGTTATGTTGGGCGTTATTATGATGAGATCGCAAAAGCCATTCATTTGCACGGCTTACGGATTTTTCGCTCTGAACCTTATGCAGTTGGCTGCG ATTTTCAAAGGAGCTGGTAGCTATTTCGCACTTCTACAGTCAGTCACGTGA